A window from Physeter macrocephalus isolate SW-GA chromosome 11, ASM283717v5, whole genome shotgun sequence encodes these proteins:
- the LOC114487189 gene encoding uncharacterized protein isoform X4: protein MQVSDTTDGGQRERIKLDVTLVLQSGWNPSVSTGQSDDSESQCVHLRWKENPPPLPPPHQDVLGDPGPVSPCPSVTSVHQRRWSSGVPPASQDGGETQGQSLSTSPAALHMLSSRPHCPQECRRMLMDALLF, encoded by the exons ATGCAGGTCTCAGACACAACAGatgggggacagagagagagaataaagttGGACGTGACCCTGGTGCTTCAGAGCGGATGGAATCCTTCTGT CAGCACCGGGCAGTCAGATGACTCTGAGTCTCAGTGTGTCCATTTGCGATGGAAGGAGAacccgccgcccctccccccgccgcaCCAGGATGTG CTGGGTGACCCGGGGCCAGTTTCTCCATGCCCATCAGTCACCTCAGTCCACCAGAGGAGATGGTCATCGGGGGTCCCACCTGCCTCCCAGGATGGCGGCGAGACTCAG GGCCAGTCACTCAGCACATCCCCAGCCGCTCTACATATGCTGTCTTCCAGGCCTCATTGTCCTCAGGAGTGCCGTAG GATGCTGATGGATGCACTCCTATTCTGA
- the LOC114487189 gene encoding uncharacterized protein isoform X1: MTLSLSVSICDGRRTRRPSPRRTRMWVFLVPGTVQALALSKEQRKVLAFREPRLMENPKEEVHASSTDRRGSVRASPDLRPSVPLRDLATCSPGFRQPPSLPPSSWVTRGQFLHAHQSPQSTRGDGHRGSHLPPRMAARLRASHSAHPQPLYICCLPGLIVLRSAVGC, encoded by the exons ATGACTCTGAGTCTCAGTGTGTCCATTTGCGATGGAAGGAGAacccgccgcccctccccccgccgcaCCAGGATGTG GGTCTTCTTAGTGCCAGGCACGGTCCAGGCACTGGCTCTTAGCAAGGAACAGAGAAAGGTCCTTGCCTTCAGGGAGCCCCGGTTAATGGAGAACCCAAAGGAAGAGGTCCACGCGTCTAGCACAGATCGAAGGGGCTCGGTCAGGGCGAGTCCAGATCTGAGACCCTCAGTTCCTCTGAGAGACCTGGCGACCTGCTCACCAGGCTTCAGGCAGCCTCCTTCTCTGCCACCATCTAGCTGGGTGACCCGGGGCCAGTTTCTCCATGCCCATCAGTCACCTCAGTCCACCAGAGGAGATGGTCATCGGGGGTCCCACCTGCCTCCCAGGATGGCGGCGAGACTCAG GGCCAGTCACTCAGCACATCCCCAGCCGCTCTACATATGCTGTCTTCCAGGCCTCATTGTCCTCAGGAGTGCCGTAG GATGCTGA
- the LOC114487189 gene encoding uncharacterized protein isoform X3 gives MQVSDTTDGGQRERIKLDVTLVLQSGWNPSVTGQSDDSESQCVHLRWKENPPPLPPPHQDVLGDPGPVSPCPSVTSVHQRRWSSGVPPASQDGGETQGQSLSTSPAALHMLSSRPHCPQECRRYLLCCLLQCHKLPA, from the exons ATGCAGGTCTCAGACACAACAGatgggggacagagagagagaataaagttGGACGTGACCCTGGTGCTTCAGAGCGGATGGAATCCTTCTGT CACCGGGCAGTCAGATGACTCTGAGTCTCAGTGTGTCCATTTGCGATGGAAGGAGAacccgccgcccctccccccgccgcaCCAGGATGTG CTGGGTGACCCGGGGCCAGTTTCTCCATGCCCATCAGTCACCTCAGTCCACCAGAGGAGATGGTCATCGGGGGTCCCACCTGCCTCCCAGGATGGCGGCGAGACTCAG GGCCAGTCACTCAGCACATCCCCAGCCGCTCTACATATGCTGTCTTCCAGGCCTCATTGTCCTCAGGAGTGCCGTAGGTACCTGCTCTGCTGCCTACTGCAATGCCATAAACTCCCAGCTTAG
- the LOC114487189 gene encoding uncharacterized protein isoform X2, with amino-acid sequence MQVSDTTDGGQRERIKLDVTLVLQSGWNPSVSTGQSDDSESQCVHLRWKENPPPLPPPHQDVLGDPGPVSPCPSVTSVHQRRWSSGVPPASQDGGETQGQSLSTSPAALHMLSSRPHCPQECRRYLLCCLLQCHKLPA; translated from the exons ATGCAGGTCTCAGACACAACAGatgggggacagagagagagaataaagttGGACGTGACCCTGGTGCTTCAGAGCGGATGGAATCCTTCTGT CAGCACCGGGCAGTCAGATGACTCTGAGTCTCAGTGTGTCCATTTGCGATGGAAGGAGAacccgccgcccctccccccgccgcaCCAGGATGTG CTGGGTGACCCGGGGCCAGTTTCTCCATGCCCATCAGTCACCTCAGTCCACCAGAGGAGATGGTCATCGGGGGTCCCACCTGCCTCCCAGGATGGCGGCGAGACTCAG GGCCAGTCACTCAGCACATCCCCAGCCGCTCTACATATGCTGTCTTCCAGGCCTCATTGTCCTCAGGAGTGCCGTAGGTACCTGCTCTGCTGCCTACTGCAATGCCATAAACTCCCAGCTTAG
- the LOC114487189 gene encoding uncharacterized protein isoform X6 has translation MQVSDTTDGGQRERIKLDVTLVLQSGWNPSVSTGQSDDSESQCVHLRWKENPPPLPPPHQDVLGDPGPVSPCPSVTSVHQRRWSSGVPPASQDGGETQMEKLRIREITNLSRITHLL, from the exons ATGCAGGTCTCAGACACAACAGatgggggacagagagagagaataaagttGGACGTGACCCTGGTGCTTCAGAGCGGATGGAATCCTTCTGT CAGCACCGGGCAGTCAGATGACTCTGAGTCTCAGTGTGTCCATTTGCGATGGAAGGAGAacccgccgcccctccccccgccgcaCCAGGATGTG CTGGGTGACCCGGGGCCAGTTTCTCCATGCCCATCAGTCACCTCAGTCCACCAGAGGAGATGGTCATCGGGGGTCCCACCTGCCTCCCAGGATGGCGGCGAGACTCAG atggagaaactgaggatcagagaaatTACTAACTTATCCAGAATCACACATctcctttga
- the LOC114487189 gene encoding ETV5-related protein Ets96B-like isoform X5, whose product MQVSDTTDGGQRERIKLDVTLVLQSGWNPSVSTGQSDDSESQCVHLRWKENPPPLPPPHQDVLGDPGPVSPCPSVTSVHQRRWSSGVPPASQDGGETQGHNLYHHHHHPHHHLLDGETEDQRNY is encoded by the exons ATGCAGGTCTCAGACACAACAGatgggggacagagagagagaataaagttGGACGTGACCCTGGTGCTTCAGAGCGGATGGAATCCTTCTGT CAGCACCGGGCAGTCAGATGACTCTGAGTCTCAGTGTGTCCATTTGCGATGGAAGGAGAacccgccgcccctccccccgccgcaCCAGGATGTG CTGGGTGACCCGGGGCCAGTTTCTCCATGCCCATCAGTCACCTCAGTCCACCAGAGGAGATGGTCATCGGGGGTCCCACCTGCCTCCCAGGATGGCGGCGAGACTCAG GGTCATAAtctctaccaccaccaccaccaccctcatcaCCATTTACTAG atggagaaactgaggatcagagaaatTACTAA